Sequence from the Pantanalinema sp. genome:
TCGTAGCCGTCCGGGTCCTCGATGAAGGCCATCCAGCCGGAGCCTATCCGGTGCGGCTCCTCGGTGATCTTGATGCCGCGCGCGCGCATGGCCTCGACCGTCTCAAGGACCGAGTCGACCAGGAAGGCGATGTGGAAGATGTCCTCGGCGAGCGAGAAGTCGGGATCCCAGGGCAGGTAAGCGAGCTCCAGCTCGGGCCCGCCGCCGGGCAGGTGCATGTGGGCGAGCCGGGAGCCCCGGCCCGTGGTCTGCCGCGCGCGGACCTCGAAGCCGAAGTTGGCCTCGTAGAAGGCGATGGCGCGCTCCAGGTCGCGCACCTTGAGGCGGGTGTGCAGGAACTTCATGCGAACCTCCGGTTCATGCTCCCCCGCCCCCCGGTGGGGCGGGGAAATAAGAGAAAAGGCCCCTCTTGCGAGGGGCCCCTAGAGCGGATGAAGAGATTCGAACTCTCGACCCCCTCCTTGGCAAGGAGGTGTTCTACCACTGAACTACATCCGCGGGAAAATGAAATTTTTGAGAGCGGATGAAGAGATTCGAACTCTCGACCCCCTCCTTGGCAAGGAGGTGTTCTACCACTGAACTACATCCGCTTGGAACAAGATCCACTATATCGCCTCCCGAGGGCCCGGTCAATCCCTTGGTGACGAAAAATTTGGCCTGTTCTTAATATGCGCTTC
This genomic interval carries:
- a CDS encoding VOC family protein produces the protein MKFLHTRLKVRDLERAIAFYEANFGFEVRARQTTGRGSRLAHMHLPGGGPELELAYLPWDPDFSLAEDIFHIAFLVDSVLETVEAMRARGIKITEEPHRIGSGWMAFIEDPDGYEIELLDHTGPQ